In a genomic window of Bordetella petrii:
- a CDS encoding REP-associated tyrosine transposase — translation MPRSRRILLAHHPHHIVQRGHRQQVVFERAHDYRVYLQGLHHHTRQLAVALHAWCLMPNHVHLLLTPTENPASLSTLMQHLARGATRRWNARKQTMGSIWEARFKSRVIDEERYLLECCRYIELNPVRARLAQAACDYPWSSYRERVGLAQAQMLDLHPLYMAMGHDDAARRAAYAGFVQAGTFDA, via the coding sequence ATGCCCCGATCACGCCGCATTCTTCTTGCGCACCACCCTCATCACATCGTCCAGCGCGGACATCGGCAACAAGTGGTGTTCGAGCGCGCGCATGACTATCGTGTCTACCTACAGGGCCTGCACCATCACACCCGACAGTTGGCAGTAGCGCTACATGCCTGGTGCCTGATGCCCAATCACGTCCATCTGCTGTTGACACCCACAGAGAATCCCGCTTCGCTATCCACATTAATGCAGCACCTGGCGCGCGGCGCGACGCGGCGCTGGAACGCACGCAAGCAAACCATGGGATCGATCTGGGAAGCCCGCTTCAAATCGCGGGTCATCGATGAAGAACGATATCTGCTGGAATGCTGCCGGTATATCGAACTCAATCCCGTACGCGCACGGCTCGCGCAGGCGGCATGCGATTATCCCTGGTCCAGCTATCGTGAACGCGTGGGATTGGCTCAGGCACAGATGCTCGACTTGCACCCGCTTTATATGGCCATGGGTCACGACGACGCGGCACGCCGCGCCGCCTACGCTGGCTTCGTGCAGGCTGGGACGTTCGACGCGTGA
- a CDS encoding sn-glycerol-3-phosphate import ATP-binding protein UgpC, which translates to MATLSFRNVKKTYAGNVAVIHGIDVDVQDGEFIVIVGPSGCGKSTLMRMVAGLETVTDGEILIDDKVVNELEPAERDIAMVFQNYALYPHMSVFDNMAYGLKIRKFSKDEIRKRVEAAAQILELDKLLDRRPRQLSGGQRQRVAMGRAIVREPKVFLFDEPLSNLDAKLRVAMRLEIMKLHRRLRTTSLYVTHDQVEAMTLAHRMIVMYQGVPEQIGTPMEVFEKPASTFVAGFIGSPPMNLMPVNVSGDGTLQTPDGHALDISPLQVPAAVRGRAVTMGMRPEHMLLNAQGLTAEVEMVETLGSEQLVHCRCGQNAVVVRCATRQLADTPARPGDQLNVGPDGRHALHWFETDTGRRVENT; encoded by the coding sequence ATGGCTACCCTGAGCTTTCGAAACGTCAAGAAAACCTATGCCGGCAACGTCGCCGTCATCCACGGCATCGACGTCGACGTGCAAGACGGCGAGTTCATCGTCATCGTCGGCCCGTCGGGCTGCGGTAAATCCACCCTGATGCGCATGGTGGCCGGACTGGAAACGGTTACCGACGGCGAGATCCTCATCGACGACAAAGTCGTCAACGAACTCGAGCCGGCCGAACGCGACATCGCCATGGTGTTCCAGAACTACGCCCTGTACCCGCACATGAGCGTGTTCGACAACATGGCCTACGGCCTGAAGATCCGCAAGTTTTCCAAAGACGAAATCCGCAAGCGCGTGGAAGCGGCCGCGCAGATCCTGGAGCTGGACAAGCTGCTGGACCGGCGGCCGCGCCAACTCTCGGGCGGGCAGCGCCAGCGCGTGGCCATGGGCCGCGCCATCGTGCGCGAACCCAAGGTATTCCTGTTCGACGAACCGCTATCGAACCTGGACGCCAAGTTGCGCGTGGCCATGCGCCTGGAAATCATGAAGCTGCACCGCCGGTTGCGCACCACCAGCCTGTACGTCACGCACGATCAGGTCGAGGCGATGACCCTGGCGCACCGCATGATTGTGATGTACCAGGGCGTGCCCGAACAGATCGGCACGCCCATGGAAGTGTTCGAGAAACCGGCATCCACTTTCGTGGCCGGCTTCATCGGCTCGCCGCCCATGAACCTGATGCCGGTCAACGTGTCGGGCGACGGCACCCTGCAAACGCCCGACGGCCACGCGCTCGACATCTCGCCGCTGCAGGTGCCTGCCGCCGTGCGCGGCCGCGCGGTCACCATGGGCATGCGGCCTGAACACATGCTGCTCAACGCCCAGGGCCTGACGGCCGAAGTCGAAATGGTGGAAACACTGGGGTCGGAACAACTGGTGCACTGCCGCTGCGGCCAGAATGCCGTGGTGGTGCGCTGCGCCACCCGCCAACTGGCCGACACCCCCGCGCGCCCCGGCGACCAGTTGAACGTAGGCCCCGACGGCCGCCACGCCCTGCACTGGTTCGAAACCGACACCGGCCGCCGCGTCGAAAACACCTGA
- a CDS encoding RBBP9/YdeN family alpha/beta hydrolase, whose product MRFQPIIVPGWKDSGPGHWQTRWEQCVPHAQRVRQPDWENPDPAVWNATVAACVDAAACPVLLIAHSLGCLAAASLPVPLRAKVAGALLVAPADVEQPGMPECLRAFAPVPAQSLPFQSVVVAGDNDPYCHLERARQFAAAWGSRLEVIPHGGHINADSGFGEWPQGLKLLSALRRRAIWRVAAPLPRVSPVPMSADVKTQAAG is encoded by the coding sequence ATGAGATTCCAACCGATCATCGTCCCGGGCTGGAAAGACTCCGGCCCCGGCCACTGGCAGACTCGTTGGGAACAGTGTGTGCCACATGCGCAGCGCGTGCGGCAGCCCGATTGGGAAAACCCCGATCCCGCTGTCTGGAACGCCACGGTGGCTGCCTGCGTCGACGCGGCTGCATGCCCGGTTTTGCTGATTGCGCATAGCCTGGGCTGTCTGGCGGCGGCCAGCCTGCCGGTGCCGCTGCGCGCCAAGGTGGCGGGCGCGCTGCTGGTGGCGCCCGCCGATGTCGAACAGCCTGGCATGCCCGAGTGCCTGCGCGCGTTTGCGCCGGTGCCGGCGCAGTCGCTGCCGTTCCAGTCGGTGGTGGTGGCGGGCGACAACGACCCGTATTGCCACCTGGAACGGGCCCGCCAGTTTGCGGCGGCCTGGGGCAGCCGGCTGGAAGTCATTCCGCACGGCGGGCATATCAACGCAGACAGCGGTTTTGGCGAATGGCCGCAAGGGTTGAAGTTGTTGTCGGCCTTGCGGCGCCGCGCCATCTGGCGCGTGGCGGCGCCATTGCCGCGCGTTTCCCCCGTGCCCATGTCGGCCGATGTGAAAACCCAGGCGGCGGGATAG
- a CDS encoding type I polyketide synthase, producing MAKRVAVVGLSFRFPQTDTERYWTDLLAGRDLVTQVDAERWHPDAYLHPAKDHPGTAYTFAAGSIGDVSGFDAHFFGISPREAALMDPQQRLLLEMCWEAIEHAGMRPSALRGSDCGVYIGIASADYSYRLSDDVGAVDASMATGNTSSIAANRLSYLFDLHGPSMAVDTACSSSLVAVHQACRAIVTGEASMAIAGGVSLHLHPYGFITFSKASMLSPGGRCKVFDASGDGYVRSEGGGLFLLKDYDQAMADGDHILAVIAGSAVNTDGRKSGLTVPNADAQIALMRQVYERAGIPVTDIDYLEAHGTGTAVGDPIETRAIGAALGQPRGSGNPLLIGSVKSNLGHLEAASGVAGLVKAIYSLQHRVVPATIGIQTPNPAIEFDNWNIAVATQNHPLPRTKPLTIGVNSFGFGGANAHVILQSPPAAGEDQADKLANTAAVPVVVSGKTPDALKAAARNLARVLQGQPARALYDVAYHAAMRREWHAERAVVYGTDSEAVAQAFTQFAEGEAPRYSVSTGSAVPHAQGPVFVYSGNGSQWAGMGRQLLAEPVFAEAVHEIDNLFAPLAGYRLADELARTDNANQYERTEVAQPALFAIQIGITRMLAQRGILPTAVVGHSVGEVAAAWACGALSLADAVHVIFHRSRLQGTTKGQGCMTAVGIDGGTAAALLAELQLTDALCVAGYNSERGATLAGDPAAMATVEAVLAERQVFHKRLDLDYAFHSAAMDPIQAGLQQTLESLAPQPGHVPFYSTITGGLLDGRELGANYWWRNVREPVRFQHAVDTLVADGENLFIEIGPHPVLRSYVNDSLAAAERKGRVLLTASRGNDEPAKIRDTAGQAVCSGAQVDWQDLFPWEGRHVALPAYPWQRERHWHPVTPESLGQLQRAKVHPLLGYPLQQHEGIWENQLDTALYPWLADHVVGEAVVFPGTGFAEIALAAAAQWQPGNWAEIEELEIRAPLLLAAAPSKRLRVSLDAADGGLRIQAKDVGSTEPWTLHAAARILREAGSALLTDAPVQCPDRAADFTGESHALLTHAVGLAYGDAFRAVKHGWAESPDTVLAELEPHPALQDSLTHSLLHPALLDCTFQLIIQLLRDDPAMGRGVAFVPAKIGRLALRTDAGLPRYARARLLRRGPHSLTAEFFLYNETGEQIATVREARFRSIRLSKASAGALDFLADSGVPSPHAHDPLSRQSTLDSAAAADALAGAAASAAQDGKHARYAHEIEPLLDSLCDRFVLRALRALAPQTQHLYDDVLERCRQASPDTAVLLDQLLARAADAGLLERTPSGWTFQAQDDGAPDVIDIWNSLVREYPDYAHIVHAVGRVGLHLAELLQGRIALDAICPPEASPGALTRQILGAEACERVGAALRGILANAQAALPAGARLSVLEISAHAPAFALNCCTALDFSVADYRYASPDASGCERAQRLLDAYPDASCGPIDIAEADAPAHDLVILHADAASAEHTQQMLDYARASLKTGGTLLLLGTHPVAWLDFVAGARPGWWSALADDGTPASCQYPVSFWQGALAQQGYACGPLAEFTPDTLSGPYLLAATAQAQAQTPADHSQPASRLQATPAVQRGWLLLAGAHDADAALAEALAARLSAAGCRTSIQRDTDPAKFDAMLAQAKSRLVQIDGIIHLDGLAQAQDITDPAALLQAQVRRCALAAAAAQALERANSSATLWLLTANAAQYLTRDGDADAIGDATLWGYGRTMMNEAAQFGVRLLDLPGAAPDDTVLDAVERELRWPDAEQEAIITVQGRRYAPRLHSMPDPAHVQAAAPASGHLRLGFEFPGQLRNLRWEACPARELAGDELEIEVRATGLNFRDVMYALGLLSDEAIENGFAGPTLGLEFAGTVLRAGPDAGADYRPGDAVVGFGPASFANRVFTKASAIAHIPEGISFEAAATIPSTFFTVYYALHHLAQLEEGEKVLIHGAAGGVGIAAIQFAQWRGAEIYATAGSDEKRDFLRLLGVQHIYDSRSLAYADEILADTDGQGVDVVLNSLAGEAINRNLRVLKPFGRFLELGKRDFYENTRIGLRPFRNNISYFGIDADQLMHERPALTRRLFGEMMALFAQGVLRPLPYQEFDANEIVGAFRYMQQARQIGKIVITYRNGIRGAHAQTDTAAQRAALALPENATYLVTGGLSGFGLRTAQWLADKGARHLALVSRSGPTSDTARQAIAALQSRGVTVHAAACDVTNAQAVDALLQDISGAMPPLKGVVHAAMVIDDGLVRSATAEQIQRVLAPKVLGALHLDAATRQLPLDFFITFSSATTLFGNPGQANYVAANAWLEGLSRRRRALGLPATCVRWGAIDDVGYLARNKKIKDALQSRMGGAALASETALQALEAMLQADASGLGVLELDWRALRRFLPSATTPKFSLLARRASDSGDDDGDARDISHLLATLDDEALHPVLVEMLKTEIGEILRVPADKINPDVSVYDMGLDSLMGVELVVALENRFGIRLPVMALNESPTLDKLAGRLIQLLRNDGESAGQDTLLAQVEQVVSQHTDEVPAEAMAKFADDLKSGSVDAKQRMIH from the coding sequence ATGGCAAAACGTGTTGCCGTTGTGGGGCTTTCGTTCCGGTTTCCGCAAACCGATACCGAACGATACTGGACCGACCTGCTGGCCGGCCGCGATCTGGTCACCCAGGTAGATGCCGAGCGCTGGCATCCAGATGCCTATCTGCATCCCGCCAAAGACCACCCCGGCACCGCGTACACCTTCGCCGCCGGCTCAATTGGCGACGTCTCGGGCTTCGACGCGCATTTTTTTGGAATTTCACCGCGCGAAGCGGCGCTGATGGACCCGCAACAGCGCCTGCTGCTGGAAATGTGCTGGGAAGCCATCGAACACGCCGGCATGCGGCCCTCGGCTCTGCGTGGCAGCGACTGCGGCGTGTATATCGGCATCGCCAGCGCCGATTATTCCTACCGCCTGTCCGATGACGTCGGGGCTGTCGACGCCTCGATGGCCACCGGCAACACCTCCAGCATCGCCGCCAACCGCCTGTCGTACCTGTTCGACCTGCATGGGCCCAGCATGGCAGTCGACACCGCCTGCTCGTCCTCGCTGGTGGCCGTGCACCAAGCCTGCCGCGCCATCGTCACCGGCGAAGCCAGCATGGCCATCGCCGGCGGCGTGAGCCTACACCTGCACCCCTACGGCTTCATCACCTTTTCCAAGGCGTCTATGTTGTCGCCCGGCGGCCGCTGCAAAGTGTTCGACGCCTCCGGCGATGGCTACGTACGCTCGGAAGGCGGGGGCCTGTTCCTGCTAAAAGACTACGACCAGGCCATGGCCGATGGCGACCACATCCTGGCCGTTATCGCCGGCAGCGCCGTCAACACCGACGGCCGCAAATCGGGCCTCACCGTGCCCAACGCCGACGCCCAGATCGCCCTGATGCGGCAAGTGTACGAACGCGCCGGCATCCCGGTCACCGACATCGACTACCTGGAAGCCCACGGCACCGGCACCGCCGTTGGCGACCCCATCGAAACGCGCGCCATCGGCGCGGCGTTGGGCCAGCCGCGCGGCTCCGGCAACCCGTTGCTGATCGGCTCGGTCAAGAGCAACCTGGGTCACTTGGAAGCCGCCTCCGGCGTGGCGGGCCTGGTCAAGGCCATCTACAGCCTGCAGCACCGCGTGGTACCGGCCACCATCGGCATCCAGACGCCCAACCCGGCCATCGAGTTCGATAACTGGAACATCGCGGTCGCCACGCAAAACCACCCCCTGCCCCGCACCAAGCCGCTGACCATCGGCGTGAACTCTTTCGGGTTCGGCGGCGCCAACGCGCACGTCATCCTGCAAAGCCCGCCCGCCGCCGGCGAGGACCAGGCCGACAAGCTGGCCAACACCGCGGCAGTGCCCGTCGTGGTTTCGGGCAAGACCCCCGACGCCCTGAAGGCGGCCGCCCGCAACCTGGCGCGGGTGCTGCAAGGCCAGCCCGCGCGAGCCCTGTACGACGTGGCCTACCACGCCGCCATGCGCCGCGAATGGCACGCCGAGCGCGCCGTGGTCTACGGCACCGACAGCGAAGCCGTGGCACAAGCCTTCACCCAGTTCGCCGAAGGCGAGGCGCCGCGCTACAGCGTATCCACGGGCAGCGCGGTCCCCCACGCGCAAGGTCCGGTATTCGTATATTCGGGCAATGGCTCGCAGTGGGCCGGCATGGGCCGCCAGTTGCTGGCCGAACCCGTGTTCGCCGAGGCCGTGCACGAAATCGACAATCTCTTCGCACCGTTGGCCGGCTACCGCCTGGCCGATGAACTTGCGCGCACCGACAACGCCAACCAGTACGAACGCACTGAAGTCGCACAGCCCGCGCTGTTCGCCATCCAGATCGGCATTACACGCATGCTCGCCCAGCGCGGCATCCTGCCCACCGCGGTGGTCGGCCACAGCGTGGGCGAAGTTGCCGCGGCGTGGGCCTGCGGCGCGCTGTCGCTAGCCGATGCGGTTCACGTCATCTTCCATCGCAGCCGGCTGCAGGGCACCACCAAAGGCCAGGGCTGCATGACGGCAGTCGGTATCGACGGCGGCACTGCCGCCGCCCTGCTGGCCGAACTGCAGCTGACCGACGCACTGTGCGTGGCCGGCTACAACAGCGAGCGTGGCGCCACCCTGGCCGGCGACCCGGCCGCCATGGCCACCGTCGAGGCCGTACTGGCCGAGCGCCAGGTGTTTCACAAACGTCTGGACCTGGACTACGCCTTCCACAGCGCCGCCATGGACCCCATCCAGGCTGGCCTGCAACAAACGCTGGAGAGCCTGGCTCCGCAGCCAGGTCACGTGCCGTTCTATTCCACCATTACCGGCGGCCTGCTCGACGGCCGCGAACTCGGCGCCAATTATTGGTGGCGTAACGTGCGCGAACCCGTGCGCTTCCAGCACGCCGTCGACACGCTGGTGGCTGACGGCGAGAACCTCTTCATCGAGATCGGCCCCCATCCGGTGCTACGCTCGTACGTCAACGACAGCCTGGCGGCGGCCGAACGCAAGGGCCGTGTGCTGCTCACCGCCAGCCGCGGCAACGACGAGCCGGCCAAAATCCGCGACACCGCCGGCCAGGCCGTGTGCAGCGGCGCGCAGGTCGACTGGCAAGATCTCTTCCCCTGGGAAGGCCGCCACGTCGCGCTGCCCGCCTATCCATGGCAACGCGAGCGCCATTGGCATCCCGTCACCCCCGAATCGCTCGGGCAACTGCAGCGCGCAAAAGTGCACCCGCTGCTGGGCTACCCGCTGCAACAACACGAGGGCATTTGGGAAAACCAGCTCGACACGGCCCTGTACCCCTGGCTGGCCGATCACGTAGTGGGCGAAGCCGTGGTGTTCCCCGGCACGGGCTTCGCCGAAATCGCCTTGGCCGCCGCCGCGCAATGGCAACCTGGCAACTGGGCGGAAATCGAAGAGCTCGAAATCCGCGCGCCGCTGCTGCTGGCCGCGGCCCCGTCCAAGCGCCTGCGCGTCAGCCTCGATGCCGCTGACGGCGGCTTGCGCATCCAGGCCAAAGACGTCGGCAGCACCGAACCCTGGACCCTGCACGCGGCCGCCCGCATCCTGCGCGAGGCGGGCTCGGCCCTGCTTACCGATGCCCCGGTGCAATGCCCCGACCGCGCCGCCGATTTCACCGGCGAGTCTCATGCGTTGTTGACCCATGCCGTCGGACTGGCGTACGGCGACGCCTTCCGGGCCGTCAAGCATGGCTGGGCCGAATCCCCCGACACCGTGCTGGCAGAGCTTGAACCGCACCCGGCGCTGCAAGACAGCCTGACGCACAGTCTGCTGCATCCGGCGTTGCTCGACTGCACATTCCAACTCATCATCCAGCTGCTGCGCGATGACCCGGCAATGGGGCGCGGCGTGGCTTTTGTGCCGGCCAAGATCGGCCGGCTGGCGCTGCGTACCGACGCCGGCCTGCCGCGCTACGCGCGCGCGCGCCTGCTGCGCCGCGGCCCACACTCGCTGACGGCAGAGTTCTTCCTGTACAACGAAACGGGCGAGCAGATCGCCACCGTGCGCGAAGCACGCTTCCGTAGCATCCGCCTGTCCAAGGCCAGCGCTGGCGCGCTGGATTTTCTGGCCGATAGCGGCGTGCCCAGCCCGCATGCGCACGACCCGCTAAGCCGCCAAAGCACACTGGATTCCGCTGCCGCGGCCGATGCACTGGCTGGCGCCGCCGCCAGCGCCGCCCAAGACGGTAAGCACGCGCGCTACGCTCACGAAATCGAGCCGCTGCTCGACAGCCTGTGCGACCGATTTGTATTGCGGGCGCTACGCGCGCTGGCTCCCCAAACCCAGCACCTGTACGACGACGTGCTCGAACGCTGCCGCCAGGCTTCTCCCGACACCGCCGTGCTGCTCGACCAATTGCTGGCCCGCGCGGCCGATGCCGGCTTGCTTGAGCGCACCCCGTCGGGCTGGACATTCCAGGCCCAAGACGATGGCGCGCCAGATGTCATCGACATCTGGAACAGCCTGGTGCGCGAATACCCCGACTACGCCCACATCGTGCATGCCGTAGGGCGCGTCGGCCTGCACTTGGCGGAACTGCTGCAAGGGCGCATCGCACTGGATGCAATATGCCCGCCCGAGGCCTCGCCCGGCGCACTGACCCGCCAGATTCTCGGCGCCGAGGCGTGCGAGCGGGTTGGCGCCGCGCTGCGAGGCATCCTGGCCAACGCCCAGGCCGCCCTGCCCGCCGGCGCGCGCCTGAGCGTGCTTGAAATCAGCGCCCATGCGCCGGCCTTTGCACTGAACTGCTGCACGGCGCTGGACTTCAGCGTGGCCGACTACCGCTACGCGTCGCCCGATGCCAGCGGCTGCGAGCGCGCGCAACGCCTGCTGGATGCGTATCCCGATGCAAGCTGCGGGCCAATCGACATCGCCGAAGCCGATGCCCCGGCCCACGACCTGGTGATCCTGCACGCCGACGCCGCCAGCGCCGAACACACCCAGCAGATGCTGGATTACGCGCGCGCCAGCCTGAAAACCGGCGGCACCCTGCTGCTGCTGGGCACACACCCCGTGGCGTGGCTGGATTTCGTCGCCGGCGCGCGGCCTGGCTGGTGGAGCGCACTGGCCGACGACGGCACGCCGGCTTCATGCCAGTACCCGGTCAGTTTCTGGCAAGGCGCCCTGGCCCAACAAGGCTACGCATGCGGGCCGCTGGCCGAATTCACGCCCGACACCCTCTCAGGGCCCTACTTGCTGGCCGCCACGGCCCAAGCTCAGGCTCAGACCCCGGCCGATCACAGCCAGCCCGCCTCGCGGCTGCAGGCAACACCGGCCGTGCAGCGTGGTTGGCTACTATTGGCCGGCGCGCATGACGCCGATGCCGCCCTGGCCGAGGCCCTGGCCGCGCGGCTCTCCGCCGCCGGCTGCCGCACCAGCATCCAGCGCGATACCGACCCCGCAAAGTTCGACGCAATGCTGGCTCAGGCCAAGAGCCGTTTGGTTCAGATCGACGGCATCATCCACCTGGACGGCCTGGCGCAAGCGCAAGACATTACCGACCCTGCCGCCCTGCTGCAGGCCCAGGTGCGCCGCTGCGCACTGGCCGCCGCCGCCGCGCAAGCGCTGGAACGCGCCAATAGCAGCGCTACCCTGTGGCTGCTGACCGCCAACGCCGCCCAATACCTGACGCGCGACGGCGACGCCGACGCCATCGGCGACGCCACGCTGTGGGGCTACGGCCGCACCATGATGAACGAAGCCGCCCAATTCGGCGTGCGGCTGCTCGACCTGCCCGGCGCCGCCCCGGACGACACCGTGTTGGACGCTGTTGAGCGTGAACTGCGCTGGCCCGACGCCGAACAAGAAGCCATCATCACCGTGCAAGGCCGGCGCTATGCGCCACGCCTGCACAGCATGCCCGACCCTGCCCACGTCCAGGCTGCCGCTCCCGCCTCCGGGCATTTGCGCCTGGGTTTCGAATTCCCCGGCCAATTGCGCAACCTGCGCTGGGAAGCCTGCCCGGCCCGCGAACTGGCCGGCGACGAGCTGGAAATCGAAGTGCGCGCCACCGGCCTGAATTTCCGCGACGTCATGTATGCGTTGGGCCTGCTGTCCGACGAAGCCATCGAAAACGGCTTCGCCGGCCCCACCCTGGGCCTGGAATTCGCGGGCACCGTGCTGCGCGCGGGCCCTGACGCCGGCGCCGACTACCGGCCCGGCGATGCCGTGGTGGGGTTCGGGCCCGCCAGCTTCGCCAACCGCGTATTCACCAAGGCCAGCGCCATTGCCCACATTCCCGAGGGCATCTCGTTCGAAGCCGCAGCCACCATACCCAGCACCTTCTTCACCGTGTACTACGCCCTGCACCACCTGGCGCAGCTCGAAGAAGGCGAAAAAGTACTCATCCACGGCGCGGCCGGGGGCGTGGGCATCGCCGCCATCCAGTTCGCCCAATGGCGCGGCGCTGAAATCTACGCCACGGCCGGGTCCGACGAAAAGCGCGACTTCCTGCGCCTGCTGGGCGTGCAGCACATCTACGACTCGCGTTCGCTGGCTTATGCCGATGAAATCCTGGCCGACACTGACGGGCAAGGCGTTGACGTCGTGCTGAACTCGCTGGCGGGCGAAGCGATCAATCGCAACCTGCGCGTGCTCAAGCCCTTTGGCCGCTTCCTGGAACTGGGCAAGCGCGACTTCTACGAAAACACCCGCATCGGACTGCGCCCCTTCCGCAACAACATCAGCTACTTCGGCATCGACGCCGACCAGCTGATGCACGAGCGCCCCGCCCTGACGCGGCGGCTGTTCGGCGAGATGATGGCCCTGTTCGCCCAGGGCGTGCTGCGTCCGCTGCCGTACCAGGAGTTCGATGCCAACGAAATCGTCGGCGCATTCCGCTACATGCAACAAGCGCGCCAGATTGGCAAAATCGTCATCACCTACCGCAACGGCATCCGTGGCGCCCACGCCCAAACCGACACCGCCGCGCAGCGGGCCGCGCTGGCCCTGCCCGAAAACGCCACCTACCTGGTCACCGGCGGCCTCAGCGGCTTCGGCCTGCGCACCGCTCAGTGGCTGGCCGACAAGGGCGCCCGCCACCTGGCGCTGGTCAGCCGCAGCGGCCCCACGTCCGACACCGCCCGGCAAGCCATCGCCGCGCTGCAGTCGCGCGGCGTCACGGTGCATGCCGCTGCCTGCGACGTCACCAACGCCCAGGCAGTCGACGCCCTGCTGCAAGACATCAGCGGCGCCATGCCGCCACTCAAAGGGGTCGTACACGCCGCCATGGTGATCGACGACGGCCTCGTGCGCAGCGCCACGGCCGAACAGATCCAGCGCGTGCTCGCTCCGAAGGTGCTGGGCGCCCTGCACCTGGACGCCGCCACGCGCCAACTGCCACTGGACTTCTTCATTACGTTCTCGTCGGCCACCACCCTGTTCGGCAACCCCGGGCAGGCCAACTACGTGGCGGCCAACGCCTGGCTGGAGGGCCTGTCGCGGCGCCGCCGCGCCCTGGGGCTACCGGCCACGTGCGTACGCTGGGGCGCCATTGACGACGTCGGCTACCTGGCGCGCAACAAGAAAATCAAGGACGCCCTGCAAAGCCGCATGGGCGGGGCGGCGCTGGCTTCCGAAACCGCGCTGCAAGCGCTGGAAGCCATGCTGCAGGCCGACGCCAGCGGCCTGGGCGTACTTGAGCTCGACTGGCGCGCCCTGCGCCGCTTCCTGCCCAGCGCCACCACGCCCAAGTTCAGCCTGCTGGCCCGCCGAGCCAGCGACAGTGGCGACGACGATGGCGACGCACGCGACATCAGCCACCTGCTGGCCACCCTGGACGACGAAGCTCTGCATCCCGTGTTGGTCGAGATGCTGAAAACGGAAATCGGCGAAATCCTGCGCGTGCCCGCCGACAAAATCAACCCCGACGTCTCGGTGTACGACATGGGGCTCGATTCGCTGATGGGCGTCGAGCTCGTCGTAGCCCTGGAAAACCGTTTCGGCATTCGTCTGCCCGTCATGGCGCTAAACGAAAGCCCCACCCTGGACAAGCTGGCTGGCCGGCTGATCCAACTACTGCGCAACGACGGCGAGTCCGCGGGGCAAGACACCTTGCTGGCCCAGGTTGAACAGGTGGTCTCGCAACACACCGACGAAGTGCCCGCCGAAGCCATGGCCAAGTTCGCCGACGACCTCAAATCGGGCAGCGTCGACGCCAAACAACGCATGATTCACTGA
- a CDS encoding branched-chain amino acid ABC transporter substrate-binding protein: protein MKQPFRLTPVLAAIGLAAGLAVSAGAQAQTIKIAVVGPTTGPVTQYGAMVREGVDTAVERINAAGGIDGKKLETVVIDDGCEPKQGPVAANRVVNDEIGFVVGHVCSGATIAAADIYNNEGVVMITPSATSPALTDGKNYEFIFRTIGRDDQQGPAAAKFILDKIKPKTVAVLHDKQSYGQGIATAVKDNLEKGGVKVVMFEGINAGDSDYSAVITKLKSNNVDFVYYGGYHPEMGLLLRQAHEQGVSAKFMGPEGVGNPDINAIAGDAAEGMLLTLPADFTQNPANAEVVKAFQSKKRNASGAFQLTAYAATQVIAEGIKGSGSTDPTKVAEYLHANSFDTPIGKTSWNKQGDLNDFEFQVFTWHKDGSKTAFK, encoded by the coding sequence ATGAAACAACCGTTCCGCCTCACCCCGGTTCTGGCCGCCATTGGCCTGGCCGCCGGGCTGGCTGTCTCGGCCGGCGCGCAGGCGCAAACCATCAAGATCGCCGTGGTCGGCCCCACTACCGGCCCGGTCACCCAGTACGGCGCCATGGTGCGCGAAGGCGTCGACACCGCGGTCGAGCGCATCAACGCCGCCGGCGGCATCGACGGCAAGAAGCTCGAAACGGTCGTCATCGACGACGGCTGCGAACCCAAGCAGGGTCCGGTGGCCGCCAACCGCGTGGTCAACGATGAAATCGGCTTCGTGGTGGGCCACGTGTGCTCGGGCGCCACCATCGCGGCTGCCGACATCTACAACAACGAAGGCGTGGTCATGATCACTCCCTCGGCCACCTCGCCCGCCCTCACCGACGGCAAGAACTACGAGTTCATTTTCCGCACCATCGGCCGTGACGACCAACAAGGCCCCGCCGCCGCCAAGTTCATCCTCGACAAAATCAAGCCCAAGACGGTCGCCGTGCTGCACGACAAGCAGTCGTACGGCCAGGGCATCGCCACCGCGGTCAAAGACAATCTTGAAAAAGGCGGCGTCAAGGTCGTGATGTTCGAAGGCATCAACGCCGGCGACAGCGATTATTCCGCAGTCATTACCAAACTGAAATCCAACAACGTCGATTTCGTCTATTACGGCGGCTACCACCCTGAAATGGGCCTGCTGCTGCGCCAGGCGCACGAACAAGGCGTCAGCGCCAAGTTCATGGGTCCCGAGGGCGTGGGCAACCCCGACATCAACGCCATCGCAGGCGACGCCGCCGAAGGCATGCTGCTGACCCTGCCGGCCGACTTCACCCAGAACCCGGCCAATGCCGAAGTGGTCAAGGCCTTCCAGAGCAAGAAGCGCAACGCCAGCGGCGCCTTCCAACTCACCGCCTACGCCGCCACCCAGGTCATCGCCGAAGGCATCAAGGGCTCGGGCAGCACCGATCCCACCAAGGTGGCCGAATACCTGCATGCCAATTCGTTCGACACCCCCATCGGCAAGACCTCGTGGAACAAACAGGGCGACCTGAACGACTTTGAATTCCAGGTCTTCACCTGGCACAAAGACGGCAGCAAGACCGCCTTCAAATAA